One Archangium violaceum genomic window, TGCTGGTGACCTCGCTCACCGCCTGGATGCTGGCACGCCGGCAGGTACGGGCCACGGCGGCGCTCCAGGAGGCCATCGCGGGACTGGCCAACGGCACGCCCATCGCACCGCCCTGGGTCTCCACCGACGAGCTGGGTGACGTCTCGTCGGGAATGCTCACGGCCCTGGAGCACCTCCAGGAGATTCCCACCCGCCTCCAGGCCTCGGCCAGCCTGCTGCTCTCCGCGAGCACGGCGCTCGGCTCCGCCAGCCACCAGCAGCGCCAGCGCATCACCGAGCAGGCCGCCATGCTCCAGGAGGCCCAGCTCACCTCGGAGGAGATCCGCACCACCTCCGACCTGGCGTCCCACAAGGCCGAGAGCGTGCTCAGCGTGGCGGGCCATGCCGAGCAGCTCGGACAGTACGGCGAGGAGGCCCTGGAGCGGACCCTGACGGGGCTGAACACCATCGGCGACTTCGTGGACGGCATCCGCGGCAAGGTGCTGCGGTTGCAGGAGAGCGCCACGAAGATCGCCAGCATCGCCGTCACGGTGAAGGATCTGGCCGACCAGTCCCACCTGCTGGCGCTCAACGCCTCCATCGAGGCCGCGCGCGCGGGAGACCAGGGCGCGGGCTTCGCCGTGGTCGCCAGTGAGATTCGCAAGCTGGCCGATCAGACCATCCGGGAGAACGCCCTCATCCGCAAGAGCCTGCTGGACATCGGCACCGCCATCCGGGACGTGGTCTCCATGAGCGAGCAGGGCGCCCGGCAGGTCGAGGGCGGCCTGGAGATGGTGAAGTCCTCGGGAAACAACCTGCGCGAGATGTCGCTCATCATCCAGGAGAGCGCCGCGTCCGTGCGGCAGATCGCCGTCGCGGTGAACCAGCAGAACACGGGCATCTCGCACATCTTCAACGCCATCGCCCACATCTCCGCCGGCATGGACGAGACGATGAAGCGCCTGGACACCACGCTGCAGGCCACCGAGACGCTCCAGGCCGTCACGCGCGAGGTGACGGAGATCGCCCGCCGCTACCAGCTCAACCGGAAGGAGTAGGACAGCGCTTCCAGAGCGCCGCTCCCCTCCCCCGCCGCTCCAGACAGAAGCCGGTGGCACGCAAGGTGTCCTCCCCCACCGCCCTGCCATCCACGAGCGCGTGGGAGAACCGGGCGTCCGAGAGCCGCTCGCGTACCTCGTCCTCCGAGTGCCCGGCCCCCACGAACACCGGCACGTCGCGGTGCAGGTAGAAGCGTCCTCCCGTGTTCCACTCGGGCGGGCCGGCGATGACGAGCCCGGTGAGTGCCGCGTCCCTGCCCGCGACCACGGTGCCGTCGATGACTCCCGCGCGCAGCCCGGATGGGAACGTCACGGTGGCCGCGAGCACCGAGGAGAGCACGTACAGCCCCAGGAGCACCCCCATCACCGCGCGCCTGCTCGCGAGTCGGGCGAGGTCCCTCGCGGCGGGTCCGGCCGCGAGCGCCACGAAGAGGGGGAGCAGCGGCACCAGGAAGCGCGCCTCCTTGTGCCCCAGCGCGCACAGCACCCCGAGGTAGAACACGAAGGCCCCCACGAGCAGCTCCCTCCGGGCCAGCCCTCGCGCGAAGTGCCAGACGAGCAGCAGGGGCGCCATGCCGGCCAGGATGGGCGCGTACCACCACACCGGCTGCCGGCCGAATCGCGACGCCGAGGAACCGCTGGAGATGTTGAAATGGAAGTAGTTCCAGGCGGACGCCCAGGGCGTGCCCCAGGTGAGCCAATCGAGCACGCCGAGCCCCAACAGCACCGCGCCCGAGCCCACCGCGAAGCCCGCGAACGAGCGCCAGCGCCGGGCCCCCATGAGGCTCACGGCGATGGGCACCCCGAACACCGCCGAGGGGTAGCGGATGACGAACGCCACGCCCAGCAGCACGCCGCACCAGAGCCCCGCGAGAGCCCCGTCCCGGTCACGAGCGCGACAGGCCCACAGGAGCGCGCCCAGCAGGGGAACCACGCTCAGCACGTCCCCGAGCGGCCTCGCGGCGTAGATGAGGAATCCGCCCCAGGTGGCGTGGACGCCCGCCGCCAGGAGCGCCGCCTCGCGGCCGTCCCGCTCCTCCACCAGCCGGAACAACAGCAGCGTTCCCACCGCCTGCACGCTCGCGCACGCACACCACACGACGCCCACCATCACCCACGGGTGCTCGAGCCCGA contains:
- a CDS encoding glycosyltransferase family 39 protein, which encodes MASPSRLAAVGAFLAVLVAALARGRVHPDEVFQYLEPAHGLVFGYRAVAWEWVDGLRNWAVPGVLAGLLALCRALGLEHPWVMVGVVWCACASVQAVGTLLLFRLVEERDGREAALLAAGVHATWGGFLIYAARPLGDVLSVVPLLGALLWACRARDRDGALAGLWCGVLLGVAFVIRYPSAVFGVPIAVSLMGARRWRSFAGFAVGSGAVLLGLGVLDWLTWGTPWASAWNYFHFNISSGSSASRFGRQPVWWYAPILAGMAPLLLVWHFARGLARRELLVGAFVFYLGVLCALGHKEARFLVPLLPLFVALAAGPAARDLARLASRRAVMGVLLGLYVLSSVLAATVTFPSGLRAGVIDGTVVAGRDAALTGLVIAGPPEWNTGGRFYLHRDVPVFVGAGHSEDEVRERLSDARFSHALVDGRAVGEDTLRATGFCLERRGRGAALWKRCPTPSG
- a CDS encoding methyl-accepting chemotaxis protein gives rise to the protein MNGSPPQTVIPPQLLRRVLLVVMAWLIPSTPLAAYLIGLSLGVSAQDIVWSVLYLLPPILLVVGVVMPGVGVSALLHSHFRVHPEEPPQERLVRLQMLPWKLSFLGIQVTSLVGGLAFTVPLVLRFHKHALMVGLGLLVASTLGQVLSLPVGIKLEQMLMPFVLEERNRLRVPASGKGPFWPRQRWYLPYAIITTVASTLVICGLVFVLQTLELRDAQTRALLEDPTLPRAQAELAVKTLRTFSDSLFSSLGPPLLTLGVVTLLVTSLTAWMLARRQVRATAALQEAIAGLANGTPIAPPWVSTDELGDVSSGMLTALEHLQEIPTRLQASASLLLSASTALGSASHQQRQRITEQAAMLQEAQLTSEEIRTTSDLASHKAESVLSVAGHAEQLGQYGEEALERTLTGLNTIGDFVDGIRGKVLRLQESATKIASIAVTVKDLADQSHLLALNASIEAARAGDQGAGFAVVASEIRKLADQTIRENALIRKSLLDIGTAIRDVVSMSEQGARQVEGGLEMVKSSGNNLREMSLIIQESAASVRQIAVAVNQQNTGISHIFNAIAHISAGMDETMKRLDTTLQATETLQAVTREVTEIARRYQLNRKE